The Candidatus Hydrogenedentota bacterium genome contains the following window.
GATGGCGGCGGGCACCGCCCTCTTCGCCGACCAGGGCATCGCCGGCACGCGCAGCACGGCCCTCGCCGGGGCGGCGGGCGTGGCCGTGGGCACTCTCTACCTTCACTTCAAGGACAAGGAGGGGCTGGTGCGTGCCATCCTCATGGAGGGGCTGGAGGAACTGCTGGCGCAGCTATATGCCGTCGCCGGCGACGCTGCGATGGACGTGGGCGGGGCGGTGCGCCTCCAGACGGACATCATGATCTCCTTCGCCCAGAAGCACCCCGGACTCTGCCGCATCCTGTTCGACCCGGATGCCGTTCGCTGGCACATCAGCACGGAGATCATGGACCGCATGGTGGCGATCCAGGAGCGGCGTTTTCTGGACCAGGCCGCAGAGGGGCTGCTGGACGGGACCATGTCGCCGCGGGTGGCGGCGCGGGCCGTGGTCGGCATGCTGCTGTTTTCGCTGAACTGGTGGGTCATCCACCCGGACGAGGCGGACGCGGAGACGCTGGCCGCCACGCTGAACCGGCTCCGCCTGTCGGGGGTCTACGCACAATGACGGGGGCGCGGCGATGCCTGTGCGCGGCGCTGCTGCTGGCGGCGGGTCCGCTGGCTGCGGGCGAACCCGGTCCGCTGGACTTCGGCGAGGCCGTGCGCCGGATGCGCGCGGGGAACGAGGCCCTCGCGGCGGGCGGGGCCGAGGTGCGCCAGCGGCTGGAGGAGGGGGCGGAGGCGAAGGGGCTGCGCAGTCCGAAGGTGACGGTGGAGGCGCGGGAAACCTTCCTCAACGACCGCATCAGCATTGACCTGGAAAGCGTCGGATTCTCCTACCGGGTGCAGGAGGACCAGTTTATGAAGGGCCAGGTAAAAGTGGCCTGGCCCGTGTACACGGGGGGGCGGATAGACGCGGCGAACGCGGCGGCGGCGGCGAAGACGGAGGAGGCGGCCGCGCGGCTGAACCACACGGACCAGCAGCTCGTGACGGAGCTGGCCCGGCGCTATTTCGGCCTGCGCCTCGCCCGGCAGGCGGCGGGGGTGGCGGCGCTGAAGACCGCCGCCATGGAGCGGCACCACCGCCACGCGGCGCGGCTGTTCGCCGAGGGGATCATCGCCCGGGTGGAGGCGCTGAACGCCGAGGTGGCCCTGGCCAACGCGCGGGCGGAGCAGTCGGCCGCGGAGCGCGACGCGGCCATCGCCGCCGAGGGCCTGGCGAACGCGCTGGCGGACCCCTCGCCGGGCGACCCCGCCACGCCGCTCTTTATCGTGCGCGATCTGGAGCCCGTGGAATGGTTTCAGGACGCCGTGGAGCGCGGGCACCCCGCGCTGGAGGCGCTGGAGGCGCTGCGCCGCCAGGCGGAGGAGGGCGTGCGCGCCGAGAAGGGCGCGGCCCTGCCCACGGTCTACCTCTTCGGCCTGCGCGAACTGTTTCCCAACGACCTGACGCTCCTCGACCCCGAATGGGCGGCGGGCATCGGCGCCGAGTACACGCTGTTCGACGGCGGCCAGGCGAAGCACCGGACGGCGGCCGCGCGCGCCCAGGCCGACCGCGTGGCGCTGCTGGCGGCAAAGGCGCGGCGCGACCTGCGGTCGCTGGCGGCCGTGCGGCGGCAGGAGGCCGCCAAGGCGCTGGAGCAGCACGACGCCTTCAAAGAGACCCTCGCCCTCGCGGAGGAGAACCTGCGCGTGCGCATGCGCGCCTTCGAGGAGGGCGTGGCCACGTCCGTGGAGGTGGTGGACGCCTCGGTGTCCCTGGCCCGCGCCCAGCTCGGCCGGCTCAAGGCGGCCTACGATTTTGACACCGCCCTCTTCGGGCTGCTGGAGGCCGCGGGCAGGACGGACGCCCACGGCGGTTACATCGCGCGCGGCGTGCCCGTGGACGCCCCCGCGCCCGCCGTCCCCGCGCTGGACCTCCCCGCGCCCGCGCCCCCCGACCCCAAGGAGACTCCCGCGAAATGAAAGGCCGCCTCGCCGCCCTGTTCTTTCTCGTGCTGCTGTCCGCCGCCGTGGCCGGCCTGGGCTGGCTGCTGGTGCAGCCGCGCCCGCGCCTGCTCCAGGGCGAGGTGGACACCCGCAAGATCAGCGTCTCGGCGAAGATTCCCGGGCGCGTGGAGGAGATGCTGGCGGAGGAGGGCGGCCGCCTGAAAAAGGGCGATGTCATCGCCGTGCTCGACAGCCCCCAGCTCCAGGCAAAGCGGCAGCAGGCCGGGGCCGTCCAGGAGGCAGCGGGCGCCCAGCGCGACAAGGCCGAGGGCGGCGCGCGGGAGGAGCAGATCCGCATGGCGCAAAGCCAGTGGCTCCAGGCGCAGGCAGGCGCCGAACTGGCCGAGAAGAGCTTCGCCCGCGTGGAGCGGCTGTTCAACGACGGCGTGGTGCCCGCGCAGCGGCGCGACGAGGTGCAGGCGCAGCGCGACATGGCGCGCAAGCTGGTGGAGGCCGCCAAGGCCCAGTACGACATGGCGCTCAACGGGGCACAGGAGGAGGACCGCCGCGCCGCGCAGGCGCTGGTGAACCAGGCGGCGGGCGCGGTGAGCGAGGTGGAGTCGCTGATCGGGGAGGCGCGGGTGACCGCGCCGATGGACGGGGAGATTGTGGAGCACATCGTGAGCCTGGGCGAACTCGCCGCGGCGGGCATGCCCATCGTCACAATGATCAACCCCGATGACTGCTGGGTGACCTTCTCGGTGCGCGAGGACTGGCTGGGCGGCATGAAGCTCGGCGACCGCCTCACGGGCCGCGTGCCCGCGCTCAACGGCGCGGAGCTGGAGATGGAGGTGAGCTACCTGGCCCCCCTGGGCGACTTCGCCACCTGGCGCGCCACCAACATCGCCGGGGGCTTCGACCTGAAGACCTTCGAGGTGCGCGCGCGGCCCGTCACGCCCGCGGAGGGCCTGCGGCCCGGCATGTCCGTCGTGGTCCCCTGGGGCGAGGAGCCGCAGCCCGACCCGCTTGCCTGGCTCCGCCGGATCCTGACGGACCGATGAGCGGGACGGAACCCGCCATCCCCCCGGTCCGCCGGGGCTTCCGGGCCGTGGTCCGCCGCGAGGCGCGGCGCATTGCGGGCAGCCCCTTCATGGTGCTTTTTCTGTTCGTCCTCCCCCCGGCCACCTTTCTGCTCATGACGGCCGTCTTCTCCCAGGACATCCCCCGCGACATCCCTGTGGCGGTGTGCGACCAGGACAGCAGCGCCCTGTCGCGCCGCATTGTCCGCGCCGTGGACGCCACCTCCGCCCTGGCCGCGTCGCTCAGGGTGCATGATCTGGCGGAGGGGGCCGCGGCGGTGCGGCGCGGCGACGCCTACGGCCTGATCCACCTGCCCGCCGGACTCTCCCGCGACGCCCTCCGGGGGGACGCGCCGACGGTGACGGTCTTCTTCAACAACCAGTGGTTTCTGACGAGCGGACTGATCAACCGCGCCGTCCGCGAGGCGGTGCTGTCCGTGGGCGGCGAAATGGAGCGGCGCGCCCGCATCGCCCGCGGCGAGGCGCCCGCGCAGGCGGAAACGCGGCTCGAGCCCATCTTTGTGGACCAGCGCGGGCTGTTCAACCCGGGCACGAGCTACGGGCTCTTCCTGCTGCCCGCGCTGCTGCCGACGCTGCTGCAGGGGTTCATTGTCGTGGTGATGGTGCGGGCGGCGGCGGGTGAGCTGCGGCGCCGCACCGCCGGGGAGTGGCTGGACACGGCGGGCGGCGGCACCGCCGTGGCGGTCCTCGGAAAGCTGCTTCCGTACACGCTGGTCTTTCTCTGCATGTCCGTCCTCATGTGGACCGTCGCCCTCCGGTGGTATGGCGCGCCGATGCGCGGCGACGGACGGGTGCTGGCGGGGGCCACGGTGCTCTTCGTCCTCGCCTACCAGTCCATGGGCCTCCTTTTCGCCGCCCTCACGGCGAACATCCGCATCGCGAACAGCCTGGCCGGGTTCTACTGCGGGCCGGCCTTCGCCGTGGCCGGCGTCACCTTCCCCGCCGCCGGCCTGTCCGCGCCCGCCGTGGTGTGGAGCCTGAGCCTGCCGCTGACACACTATCTCCAGATCGTCCTCCAGCAGTGCACGCAGGGCGCGCCCCCGGCGTCGGCCCTCGCGCCCATGGCCGCCCTGTGCGCCTTCGTGTTCCTGCCGCCGCTGGTGTATGTGCCCCGGCTGGGCCGCCTGCTCCGCGACCCGGCTTCGTGGGGCCGCCTGTGAGACGCCTCGCCGCCGTCATCCGGGACGAATACCTCGCCGTGCTGCGCAATCCCGGCACGCTGCTGGTTTTTCTGGGCGGGCTCCTCGTCTACAGCATGATGTACCCGCTCCCGTACACGAACCAGGTGATCCGGGAGGTGCCTGTGGTGCCGGTGGACCTCGACCGCAGCGCGATGAGCCGCAGGCTCCTGCGCTGGGCCGACGCCACGGAGGAGGTGCGCCTGGCCGCCCCCGCGCCGGACCTCGCCGCGGCCCGCGACCGCGTGATGCTGGAGGGCGCGGGCGGCGCGCTGGTGATTCCGGAGGGCTTCGAGCGCGCCGTCCTGCGGGGGGAGCAGGCGGCGGTGGGGGTCTTCGCCGACGCCACCTGGTTCCTCGCCTACCGGCAGGTGCTCGGCGGCCTCTACAAGGCGGCGGCCACCCTGTCGGCGGGGGTGGAAATCCGGCGGCTCACGGCGGCGGACTTCGGGGAACGGCGGGCCCTCCAGGCCCGCGAGACGGTCCGCGTGGACGCCCGGCCCCTGTTCAACCCCTCGGGGGGCTATGCGTTCTATGTGGTGCCCGCCGTGCTGATCCTCGTGATGCAGCAGACCCTGCTCATCGGCGTCGCCGTGATGGGCGGCGCGCGCCGCGAGGGGCTGGTCGCCTCCGCCGCAAACGCCGGCGCCCTGGCCGTGCTCGTCGGGCGGGCCTTCGCCTACGTCACCTGGTACAGCTTCTACCCGCTCTTCTACCTCACCGTGGTCTACCGCGCCTACGACTTCCCCTCGCCCGGCGACCCCTTTTCGGCGATGGTGTTCCTCGCACCCTTCCTCGTCGCCGTCGCCATGCTCGGCATCACCCTGGCCGGCCTCTTCCGCTCGCCCGACGACGCCATCCCGGCCCTGCTCTTCACGTCCGTGCCGATGGTGTTTCTCATGGGCTTCGCATGGCCCCTCGAGACCCTGCCCGTGGGACTGCGCTGGGCGGCCATGCTGCTGCCCGCCACGCCCGGCGCCCTCGGCTTCGTGCGCATCAACCAGCTGGGCGCCTCCCTGGCGGAGGTTTCCGGGCTGTGGTTTCTTCTGTGGGGTCTGGCGGCGGTTTACGCCGTGCCCGCATGGTTCGCCGTGCGCGGGGAGCTGGCCCGCGCCGCCCCACGCCCCCTGTGAATTCTCAAATTTGAGCTTCGCCCTTTCCGGCTTGCGCCGGGCGGGTCGGGAAAGGGCATAATGCGGCGCGTTTCACGGCGGCGCGGACGGCCGCCCACATGGGATTCATCGAAATGGCAGTGTTTCAGCTGGAGCCGGGCGCGATCCGGAAGTACATGTACGGGCTGTCGGCGGTGTATTGGGCGCTGATCTTCAGCGCGTGGGTGGGCTACCCCAAAGACCACCACTACAGCATCATGACCCACACCTTCAGCTTCCTCGGCAGCTGGGCCGACAAGCACAGCCCGCAGTGGTGGTGGCTGTTCTCCGTGGGCATGGTGATGTGGGGGCTGGGCATGCTGCCCGTCACGCTGTACCTCCGCAGGCGCCTCTCCGCCGTGTCCCCCTGGGCGAGCTGGGTCTTCGGGTTCTTCTATGTCGTCGGCGGCTTCGGCATCGCGCTCGTGGGCGTTTTCCCTGACGCGCCGGGCGAGATCGTCGCCGGGGCCGGGTACACGTGGACCAAGGTCCACGCAAAGGTGGCCATCGCCGCCTTCGCCGGGTTCTTCCTCGGCAACCTGTGGATGGGCGCGATGCTCCTGCTCGACGGGCTGTCGGGACAGCGGCTGGAGGACGCGTCGTCGGCGCGGTTCCAGTACACCACGCTGCTCTGGCCCTACCTGTTCTGGCTGCCCATCCTCTGCACGGGGATCGGCTTCCTCGTGCGCTGGGAGTATGTCTACGCCGCGAAGAAGGCGGCGGCCGCCGCCGCGGGCGCATCCATCGGCAGCTCCTGGTCCGAGGCCATGAACACGCGCTACTCGTTCCCCCTGTGGGAGAACATCCTCATCTACACGCTGTTCCTGTTCCTCGTCTGGATGGTCACGGCGCTCACGGCCGCCGACCCGGACATGGACTAGGCGCGCGTCCTATTTCCTCACCAGCCAGATTTCGGCCACGCGGGAGCGCTGGCGCCAGCCGAGGCTTTCCTCGCCGGCGGGGGCCTTCCAGGTGACGACCAGCTTGCGGTCTTTCACGGCCTCTTTCGGCACGCGGTACTCGCGGACCTCGCCGATTTCGGTCTTTTCCTTGTCGGACTCCACGCGCGCACCGTCCACCAGCAGGACCTCCTGCCCGTAGCCGCAGGTGCGCACGACATAGTCGCCCTTCGGGTCGAGACCCTCGTAGACGGCGGCCTCGGGCCAGTCCATGGTGACCTGCCACGACAGGCGCTGGCGGCATTTGCCGTTGTCGAGCCACCAGAAGAGGGGCTCCGGCCGCGCCTCCTCGGCGGGGTTGCTGAAGAAGATTTCGGCGCGCTGGATGCGGGGCGACCGCGCCGTGTGGCCGATATCGTCGTAGAACCCGCCGGGGCCGGGATCCTCCCACAGGGCGATTTCGCGCAGCCGCGCAACCTTATCCTTGTCGGAGGACATCGCGGCGACCTTGGCAAACTCGTCCTCGAGCCACCAGCGGTTGTTGAGGGGGATGTCCAGGAAGTCAAGGGACGCGCCGCGCTCGGCACCGCTGGCATAGTACTGCTCCACGCTGGACTGGAGGCCGATGGAGCGGTACAGGTCGTCGTAGAGGCGCACGACCCGCCCGCGCAGCTCCGGCGCGGCGGGCTGGGTCTCGGCGCGGCGCAGGATGTCCGCCGCGCGGGCCATGGCGCTTTCAGGGCCCGTCACTTCGGCTTCCAGAAGCGCGGCGTTGGCGGCGCGCTCCAGGGCGGTCTCGTTGAGCAGCCGCGCGCGGACAAACGCGTCGTAGTACGCCCGCACGAGGCACATCTGCCAGCGCCAGTTGTCCGCCCGCTCCGGATGGCCGCGCTCCAGCTCCTGCCAGAGCCGCAGGGTGCCGTTGACCGCGCCGTTCGCCGCGAGGCTCCCGCGCCAGTTGTTCTCCAGCGCGAGGATGCCGTCGGCCGCGCGCTCCGTGTCCGCCGCGCCAAAATACACGCGGGCGTACTGCGTGAGGATGTCGCGCACCGGCGTGGCGGGGTCCCAGCCAAGGGCGCTCCAGACGGTCTTGTTCAGG
Protein-coding sequences here:
- a CDS encoding TolC family protein, which gives rise to MTGARRCLCAALLLAAGPLAAGEPGPLDFGEAVRRMRAGNEALAAGGAEVRQRLEEGAEAKGLRSPKVTVEARETFLNDRISIDLESVGFSYRVQEDQFMKGQVKVAWPVYTGGRIDAANAAAAAKTEEAAARLNHTDQQLVTELARRYFGLRLARQAAGVAALKTAAMERHHRHAARLFAEGIIARVEALNAEVALANARAEQSAAERDAAIAAEGLANALADPSPGDPATPLFIVRDLEPVEWFQDAVERGHPALEALEALRRQAEEGVRAEKGAALPTVYLFGLRELFPNDLTLLDPEWAAGIGAEYTLFDGGQAKHRTAAARAQADRVALLAAKARRDLRSLAAVRRQEAAKALEQHDAFKETLALAEENLRVRMRAFEEGVATSVEVVDASVSLARAQLGRLKAAYDFDTALFGLLEAAGRTDAHGGYIARGVPVDAPAPAVPALDLPAPAPPDPKETPAK
- a CDS encoding DUF998 domain-containing protein; protein product: MAVFQLEPGAIRKYMYGLSAVYWALIFSAWVGYPKDHHYSIMTHTFSFLGSWADKHSPQWWWLFSVGMVMWGLGMLPVTLYLRRRLSAVSPWASWVFGFFYVVGGFGIALVGVFPDAPGEIVAGAGYTWTKVHAKVAIAAFAGFFLGNLWMGAMLLLDGLSGQRLEDASSARFQYTTLLWPYLFWLPILCTGIGFLVRWEYVYAAKKAAAAAAGASIGSSWSEAMNTRYSFPLWENILIYTLFLFLVWMVTALTAADPDMD
- a CDS encoding HlyD family efflux transporter periplasmic adaptor subunit; protein product: MKGRLAALFFLVLLSAAVAGLGWLLVQPRPRLLQGEVDTRKISVSAKIPGRVEEMLAEEGGRLKKGDVIAVLDSPQLQAKRQQAGAVQEAAGAQRDKAEGGAREEQIRMAQSQWLQAQAGAELAEKSFARVERLFNDGVVPAQRRDEVQAQRDMARKLVEAAKAQYDMALNGAQEEDRRAAQALVNQAAGAVSEVESLIGEARVTAPMDGEIVEHIVSLGELAAAGMPIVTMINPDDCWVTFSVREDWLGGMKLGDRLTGRVPALNGAELEMEVSYLAPLGDFATWRATNIAGGFDLKTFEVRARPVTPAEGLRPGMSVVVPWGEEPQPDPLAWLRRILTDR
- a CDS encoding ABC transporter permease, giving the protein MRRLAAVIRDEYLAVLRNPGTLLVFLGGLLVYSMMYPLPYTNQVIREVPVVPVDLDRSAMSRRLLRWADATEEVRLAAPAPDLAAARDRVMLEGAGGALVIPEGFERAVLRGEQAAVGVFADATWFLAYRQVLGGLYKAAATLSAGVEIRRLTAADFGERRALQARETVRVDARPLFNPSGGYAFYVVPAVLILVMQQTLLIGVAVMGGARREGLVASAANAGALAVLVGRAFAYVTWYSFYPLFYLTVVYRAYDFPSPGDPFSAMVFLAPFLVAVAMLGITLAGLFRSPDDAIPALLFTSVPMVFLMGFAWPLETLPVGLRWAAMLLPATPGALGFVRINQLGASLAEVSGLWFLLWGLAAVYAVPAWFAVRGELARAAPRPL
- a CDS encoding ABC transporter permease, giving the protein MSGTEPAIPPVRRGFRAVVRREARRIAGSPFMVLFLFVLPPATFLLMTAVFSQDIPRDIPVAVCDQDSSALSRRIVRAVDATSALAASLRVHDLAEGAAAVRRGDAYGLIHLPAGLSRDALRGDAPTVTVFFNNQWFLTSGLINRAVREAVLSVGGEMERRARIARGEAPAQAETRLEPIFVDQRGLFNPGTSYGLFLLPALLPTLLQGFIVVVMVRAAAGELRRRTAGEWLDTAGGGTAVAVLGKLLPYTLVFLCMSVLMWTVALRWYGAPMRGDGRVLAGATVLFVLAYQSMGLLFAALTANIRIANSLAGFYCGPAFAVAGVTFPAAGLSAPAVVWSLSLPLTHYLQIVLQQCTQGAPPASALAPMAALCAFVFLPPLVYVPRLGRLLRDPASWGRL
- a CDS encoding TetR/AcrR family transcriptional regulator, with the protein product MNARERSKIETRRRLMAAGTALFADQGIAGTRSTALAGAAGVAVGTLYLHFKDKEGLVRAILMEGLEELLAQLYAVAGDAAMDVGGAVRLQTDIMISFAQKHPGLCRILFDPDAVRWHISTEIMDRMVAIQERRFLDQAAEGLLDGTMSPRVAARAVVGMLLFSLNWWVIHPDEADAETLAATLNRLRLSGVYAQ